Proteins encoded together in one Chitinophaga varians window:
- a CDS encoding DUF445 domain-containing protein: MNYLIIISCLVPVVTALLGWFIHRLAVHTFFTSILPKRQQALAQQLGAFAGQQLSFGIIKSKLTDPEKIKNIIPLVEAHLDTFLREKLPKAMPVLSMFIGDSIVNQIKSHLVAELDTLFPIMINQYLDNVEKDLNIEKMVADKVAGISAEQLQQISKQLLGNGIQQFTLLGALTGFICGLVAVILLCIF, encoded by the coding sequence ATGAATTATCTGATCATAATTTCCTGCCTGGTACCCGTTGTTACTGCCCTGCTGGGCTGGTTCATTCACCGCCTCGCAGTCCATACCTTCTTTACCAGTATTCTTCCTAAACGCCAGCAAGCCCTGGCACAGCAACTGGGCGCTTTCGCAGGACAGCAGCTTTCCTTCGGCATTATCAAATCCAAACTGACAGATCCGGAAAAAATAAAAAATATCATCCCGCTGGTGGAAGCACATCTCGATACCTTCCTTCGGGAGAAACTACCTAAAGCCATGCCGGTACTCTCCATGTTCATCGGCGACAGCATCGTGAACCAGATCAAATCACACCTCGTAGCAGAACTCGACACCCTGTTTCCGATAATGATCAATCAGTATCTTGACAATGTGGAGAAAGATCTGAATATCGAAAAGATGGTAGCTGATAAAGTAGCCGGCATTTCTGCGGAACAACTGCAACAAATCAGTAAGCAACTGTTAGGTAATGGCATTCAGCAGTTCACATTGCTGGGCGCCCTCACCGGCTTCATTTGCGGCCTTGTGGCGGTAATACTCCTCTGCATTTTTTAA
- a CDS encoding outer membrane beta-barrel family protein yields the protein MKKRYIVLAGILMWQVQSFAQAPANGRPAATQNGQGAKARPDMPQIGRLYGKLIDASSGKPIPYASVALLRQRDSSVVTGMLTKPNGEFNLESLPFGPFIVRINFMGYTSLQKKVAITSQTTEQDLGNIKMQPNVKTLQGVEVTGQKSAFTMGIDKKVFNVERNLTSVGGTATDVLKNIPSVNVDLDGNVSVRNAAPNIFVDGKPSTLTLDQIPADAIESVELITNPSARYDAEGMSGILNIILKKNRKAGFNGSVQAGIGTGNKYNGGGNINIRQGKFNVFANYNINANRTWGDGTTSRSNFRSGGVADTSYLLQNSNSTSKPLFQFGRFGADYQIDNRNTISLSQNIVAGNFKNNEDLLSTFSDGHHSITGLSDRKNNNQFNFRNYTTALGFKHTYAKPNKEWTADFNYNRSSNNRDGDYITQAMNAQGVPLGQALTQTNTTAGKTTFITIQTDYTNPVGKNGKLEAGAKVTLRDYTSDYQVLDKDTLSNNFIPNTMLSTAYKYNEEIYAGYANFSNTVGNFGYQAGLRVEQYVYAGENKGVEYKPTKAVPGFFPSVYLSQKLKHEQELQLNYSRRVNRPNFFQLIPYRDYSDPQNQREGNPNLKPEYINSLEFSYAKNWKNANLLGSIYFRNVNNMISTISTPIGADTLLTQFINANRSNSYGAEITVKNQIIKGWDLTSNLNLYQTDMKVNSNGQNFNNSGFSWLAKINSETKLPANFTLQVTGSYQAPTIALPSSGGGGGGGGRGGGGGGFMMIPTSSQGTIKGFSTVDVAVRKDFLKNKAASLTLSLSDVFNTRQYELNQATPAFAQDYIRKRESRILKLNFSYRFGKFDTSLFKKKKQNNNNDMQMGDPMQSF from the coding sequence ATGAAAAAACGGTACATCGTACTCGCCGGCATTTTAATGTGGCAGGTACAGTCCTTCGCCCAGGCACCGGCAAACGGAAGACCAGCGGCAACACAAAACGGACAAGGCGCAAAAGCAAGGCCCGACATGCCTCAGATAGGCAGGCTTTACGGAAAACTGATAGATGCTTCCAGCGGGAAACCTATCCCCTACGCTTCCGTAGCCCTGTTACGGCAACGCGACTCCTCGGTGGTGACCGGCATGCTGACGAAACCCAACGGGGAATTTAACCTGGAAAGCCTGCCCTTCGGCCCTTTTATTGTACGCATCAACTTCATGGGCTATACCAGTCTTCAGAAAAAAGTGGCCATCACCTCGCAAACTACAGAACAGGACCTGGGCAACATTAAAATGCAGCCCAACGTAAAAACACTGCAAGGCGTAGAAGTAACCGGCCAGAAAAGCGCTTTCACCATGGGCATCGACAAAAAGGTGTTCAACGTGGAACGTAACCTCACCAGCGTTGGCGGCACCGCTACAGACGTTTTGAAAAACATCCCTTCCGTAAATGTGGACCTGGACGGCAACGTCAGCGTACGCAATGCGGCGCCCAATATTTTTGTAGACGGCAAACCCTCTACCCTTACCCTCGATCAGATACCCGCTGACGCGATAGAAAGCGTGGAACTGATCACCAACCCCTCCGCACGTTATGATGCGGAAGGCATGTCCGGCATCCTCAATATCATCCTGAAGAAAAACCGCAAAGCCGGCTTCAATGGCTCGGTACAGGCAGGTATCGGCACCGGCAACAAATACAACGGTGGCGGCAACATCAATATCCGTCAGGGTAAATTCAATGTGTTCGCCAACTATAATATCAACGCTAACAGGACCTGGGGCGATGGCACCACCTCCCGCAGCAACTTCAGAAGTGGCGGCGTGGCAGATACCAGCTATCTCCTGCAAAACAGCAACAGCACCAGCAAACCGCTGTTCCAGTTTGGCCGCTTCGGCGCCGATTACCAGATCGATAACCGTAACACCATCTCGCTGTCACAGAACATCGTAGCGGGCAACTTCAAAAACAATGAAGACCTCCTCAGCACGTTCTCCGACGGCCATCACAGCATCACCGGCCTCAGCGACCGAAAAAACAACAATCAGTTCAACTTCCGCAATTACACCACAGCACTGGGTTTCAAGCATACCTATGCTAAACCCAACAAGGAATGGACAGCTGACTTCAACTACAACAGAAGTTCCAATAACCGCGATGGTGACTACATCACCCAGGCCATGAACGCACAGGGCGTTCCCCTCGGACAGGCACTGACACAAACCAATACCACCGCCGGTAAAACCACTTTCATCACCATTCAGACAGATTATACCAACCCGGTAGGCAAAAACGGAAAACTGGAAGCCGGCGCGAAAGTCACGCTGCGCGACTATACCAGCGATTACCAGGTGCTCGACAAAGATACCCTCAGCAATAACTTCATACCGAACACGATGCTCTCTACCGCCTACAAATACAACGAAGAGATTTATGCCGGTTACGCGAACTTCTCCAACACCGTGGGCAACTTCGGGTACCAGGCCGGTCTGCGGGTAGAGCAATATGTATACGCCGGAGAAAACAAAGGCGTGGAATACAAGCCCACTAAAGCAGTCCCGGGCTTCTTCCCGAGCGTGTATCTCTCGCAGAAACTTAAACATGAACAGGAACTACAGCTCAATTATTCCCGTCGCGTTAACCGGCCTAACTTCTTCCAGCTGATACCTTACCGCGATTACAGCGATCCGCAGAACCAGCGGGAAGGCAATCCCAACCTGAAACCGGAATACATCAACAGCCTGGAGTTTTCCTACGCTAAAAACTGGAAAAATGCCAACCTGCTGGGAAGCATTTACTTCCGGAACGTCAACAATATGATCTCCACCATCAGCACGCCTATTGGCGCAGACACGCTGCTGACGCAGTTTATCAACGCCAACAGGAGCAATTCCTACGGTGCTGAGATCACGGTAAAAAACCAGATCATCAAAGGCTGGGACCTTACCTCCAACCTGAACCTGTATCAGACAGACATGAAGGTGAACAGCAACGGTCAGAACTTTAACAACAGCGGTTTCAGCTGGCTGGCGAAAATCAATTCAGAGACCAAACTGCCTGCCAATTTCACATTACAGGTAACCGGCTCCTATCAGGCGCCTACCATTGCCTTGCCGTCTTCCGGCGGCGGTGGTGGCGGTGGCGGCCGCGGCGGCGGAGGTGGCGGCTTCATGATGATCCCCACTTCTTCACAGGGCACGATCAAAGGCTTCAGCACCGTGGACGTGGCCGTTCGTAAGGACTTCCTTAAAAACAAAGCGGCTTCGCTCACCCTTAGCCTCTCAGATGTTTTCAATACCCGTCAGTATGAGCTGAACCAGGCCACGCCGGCTTTCGCGCAGGACTATATCCGCAAGCGTGAGTCCCGCATCCTGAAACTTAACTTCAGCTACCGTTTCGGCAAGTTTGACACTTCGCTGTTCAAAAAGAAAAAACAGAATAACAACAACGACATGCAGATGGGCGATCCCATGCAAAGTTTTTAG